One window from the genome of Rufibacter tibetensis encodes:
- the era gene encoding GTPase Era — MAEKPHKAGFVSIIGKPNVGKSTLMNVMVGEKLSIITSKAQTTRHRIMGILNSEDFQIVYSDTPGIIQPQYELHESMMRFVHASLEDADVILFVTDIYEKHDESEVVERLRKAKAPILLLINKIDQATQEEVVAKIEYWKEQLPAQEYMAISALHSQGTPGVFQKILDLLPEHPAYYPKDELTDKPERFFAAEMIREKIFLNYKKEIPYSCEVVIEEFKEDETIIRMRAEISVERKSQKGIVIGDKGAALKKVGTQARIDMEEFFQKKVFLDLYVRVNENWRADKRLLDRFGYNSI, encoded by the coding sequence ATGGCAGAGAAGCCGCACAAGGCAGGGTTTGTAAGTATCATCGGGAAGCCTAACGTAGGCAAGTCTACCTTGATGAACGTGATGGTAGGCGAAAAACTGTCCATTATCACCTCAAAAGCCCAGACCACCCGTCACCGCATCATGGGGATTCTCAACTCAGAGGATTTCCAGATTGTGTACTCAGATACACCCGGCATCATTCAACCACAGTACGAGCTGCATGAGTCCATGATGCGTTTCGTGCATGCTTCTTTGGAAGATGCTGATGTCATCTTGTTTGTAACTGACATTTACGAGAAGCACGACGAGAGCGAAGTGGTAGAGCGTCTGCGCAAAGCCAAAGCCCCCATTCTGCTGCTCATCAACAAAATTGACCAGGCTACGCAGGAAGAGGTAGTTGCCAAAATAGAGTACTGGAAAGAGCAGCTTCCGGCGCAGGAATACATGGCCATTTCAGCGCTGCACAGCCAGGGTACCCCTGGCGTGTTCCAGAAGATTCTGGATTTGTTGCCCGAGCACCCGGCATATTATCCCAAAGATGAACTAACCGACAAGCCTGAGCGTTTCTTTGCGGCTGAGATGATCCGCGAAAAGATTTTCCTGAATTACAAAAAAGAGATTCCTTACAGCTGTGAAGTAGTCATTGAAGAGTTCAAGGAAGACGAAACCATCATCAGGATGCGCGCCGAAATCAGTGTAGAGCGCAAAAGCCAGAAAGGCATTGTGATCGGTGACAAAGGCGCGGCACTCAAGAAAGTTGGTACCCAGGCCCGCATTGACATGGAGGAGTTCTTCCAGAAGAAAGTGTTCCTGGATCTGTACGTGCGCGTGAACGAGAACTGGCGCGCCGACAAACGTCTTCTGGACCGTTTCGGCTATAACAGCATTTAA
- the hemH gene encoding ferrochelatase, with the protein MKSGATGKTGVLLVNLGTPDSPSVPHVRKYLREFLLDKRVLDIAAPSRYMLVNGVIAPFRAPKSAKIYAQLWTERGSPLLFHGLDLQRLVQERLGKDYHVAFGMRYQSPSIENALKELQEKVVDRIVVLPLFPQYASASTGSVQEKVMEIVSKWEVIPDLKFISTFCNHPGFIGTFAEIARAHMAKREYDHVVFSYHGLPERQILKASTKGYCQLGACCNTYHSRNRYCYRAQCFETSRQLAKALNIPEDKYTVSFQSRLGKDPWLQPYTDFILKDLAAAGVKSVLAFSPAFVADCLETTIEVGKEFKEEFEAAGGEHWQLVESLNTHPLWIDAVTQMVQEA; encoded by the coding sequence ATGAAAAGTGGAGCCACTGGCAAAACAGGAGTATTATTAGTGAACCTCGGCACGCCGGACTCTCCCAGCGTACCGCACGTGCGCAAATACCTGCGCGAATTTTTATTAGACAAACGGGTGCTGGACATTGCCGCACCTTCCAGATACATGCTGGTGAATGGGGTTATTGCACCGTTCCGGGCACCTAAATCAGCGAAGATCTATGCCCAGTTGTGGACCGAGCGTGGCTCTCCCCTGCTGTTTCACGGCCTGGACTTGCAGCGGTTGGTGCAGGAGAGGCTTGGAAAAGATTACCACGTGGCCTTTGGCATGCGGTACCAGAGCCCCAGCATTGAGAACGCTTTGAAGGAATTGCAGGAGAAAGTGGTGGACCGCATTGTGGTGTTGCCTTTGTTTCCGCAGTATGCCTCGGCTAGTACGGGCTCTGTGCAGGAAAAGGTGATGGAGATTGTGAGCAAGTGGGAAGTGATTCCTGATCTCAAGTTCATCAGCACGTTCTGCAATCACCCGGGCTTCATTGGCACCTTCGCCGAAATTGCGCGTGCCCACATGGCCAAACGCGAGTATGACCACGTGGTATTCAGTTACCATGGTTTGCCGGAGCGACAGATTCTGAAAGCGAGTACCAAAGGATATTGCCAGCTAGGTGCTTGCTGCAACACGTACCACAGCCGCAACCGCTATTGCTACCGAGCCCAATGCTTTGAGACCTCACGGCAATTGGCTAAAGCGTTGAACATACCTGAGGATAAATACACCGTGTCGTTCCAGTCGCGCTTGGGCAAAGATCCTTGGTTACAACCCTACACCGATTTTATCTTGAAAGACTTGGCTGCGGCTGGCGTAAAAAGTGTCTTGGCGTTCAGTCCGGCGTTTGTGGCCGATTGCCTTGAGACTACCATTGAAGTAGGCAAGGAATTCAAGGAAGAATTTGAGGCTGCGGGCGGTGAGCACTGGCAATTGGTAGAAAGCCTGAACACGCATCCTTTATGGATAGATGCCGTGACACAGATGGTGCAGGAAGCTTAG
- the der gene encoding ribosome biogenesis GTPase Der has translation MAQNTIAIVGRPNVGKSTLFNRLVGHRKAIMDNESGVTRDRHYGHGNWTGKYFTVIDTGGYVRGSDDIFEEEIRKQVELAIKEADVILFMVDVDAGITGLDQEFADVLRRTDKPVYIVANKADTHTRGHLAGEFYALGFEGEIFPISSQNGSGTGELLDEVVKHFPEEGIENPEAGIPRIAVVGRPNVGKSSFVNLLLGEERNIVTDIAGTTRDSIHSHYNAFGKEFIIVDTAGLRKKSKVHEDIEFYSVLRSVRALEESDVVIVMLDATRGIEAQDMNIIGLADKNRKGLVILVNKWDLVEKETNTMRDMENAIREKIAPIAYPPIVFISVLTKQRVHKAIETAIQVHENRSMKIPTSKLNDSMLKEIERYPPPSIKGKFVKIKYVTQLPTNTPTFAFFCNLPQYIKESYTRYLENRLREHFGFEGVPINLVFRKK, from the coding sequence ATGGCACAAAATACAATCGCCATTGTAGGACGCCCCAACGTGGGCAAATCAACCCTGTTCAACCGTTTAGTAGGACACCGCAAAGCCATCATGGACAATGAGAGCGGCGTTACGCGTGACCGCCACTACGGCCACGGCAACTGGACAGGCAAGTACTTTACCGTTATTGACACCGGCGGATACGTGCGCGGGTCAGATGACATTTTTGAAGAAGAGATCAGAAAGCAGGTGGAGTTGGCCATCAAAGAAGCCGATGTGATCCTGTTTATGGTAGACGTGGATGCCGGAATTACTGGTTTGGACCAGGAGTTTGCCGATGTATTGCGTCGCACTGACAAGCCGGTGTACATTGTCGCGAACAAAGCCGATACGCATACCCGCGGTCACCTGGCCGGCGAGTTTTACGCCTTAGGTTTTGAAGGAGAGATTTTTCCTATTTCCAGCCAAAACGGCTCCGGCACGGGAGAGTTGTTAGATGAGGTGGTAAAGCACTTCCCGGAAGAAGGGATTGAAAACCCAGAGGCTGGTATTCCGCGCATTGCGGTGGTAGGTAGACCTAATGTGGGTAAATCATCGTTTGTGAACTTGCTTTTGGGCGAGGAGCGCAACATCGTAACCGATATTGCCGGCACCACCCGTGATTCTATTCACTCGCACTATAACGCGTTTGGCAAGGAGTTTATCATTGTAGACACCGCCGGGCTCCGGAAGAAAAGCAAAGTACACGAAGACATTGAGTTTTACTCAGTGCTGCGGTCTGTGCGTGCGCTGGAGGAAAGTGATGTGGTCATTGTAATGCTGGATGCTACCCGCGGAATTGAAGCCCAGGACATGAACATCATCGGCCTCGCCGATAAAAACCGTAAAGGTCTGGTGATTCTGGTGAATAAGTGGGACCTGGTAGAAAAAGAAACCAATACTATGCGCGACATGGAGAATGCCATCCGGGAGAAGATTGCGCCTATTGCGTATCCGCCTATCGTGTTTATCTCGGTGCTTACGAAGCAACGCGTACACAAAGCCATTGAGACGGCCATTCAGGTGCACGAAAACCGCTCCATGAAGATTCCAACCTCTAAGCTGAACGATTCCATGCTGAAGGAGATTGAGCGCTACCCGCCGCCGTCTATCAAAGGCAAATTCGTGAAGATTAAGTATGTGACGCAGTTGCCTACCAATACGCCTACGTTCGCGTTTTTCTGCAACCTGCCGCAGTATATCAAAGAGTCTTACACCCGTTATCTGGAGAACCGCTTGCGCGAACATTTTGGTTTTGAAGGCGTGCCCATTAACTTAGTGTTCAGAAAGAAATAA
- a CDS encoding cytochrome b5 domain-containing protein, with protein sequence MQEYTRAQLALRNGQDRDEIWVAYKGEIYDVTKSRLWRRGNHYEHWAGQDLTEELADAPHTEYVFDKFSVIGILKK encoded by the coding sequence ATGCAAGAATACACCCGCGCGCAGTTGGCTCTCAGGAACGGACAGGACCGAGATGAAATTTGGGTGGCGTACAAAGGCGAGATCTATGACGTGACCAAATCAAGGCTGTGGCGGCGCGGCAATCATTATGAGCATTGGGCCGGGCAGGATTTAACCGAAGAGCTAGCCGATGCCCCGCATACAGAGTATGTCTTCGATAAGTTTTCCGTTATAGGAATTCTAAAAAAATAG
- a CDS encoding LOG family protein, with protein MKSIAIFCGASSGHNPVYREAAQALGTMFAEKGIRLVYGGGKVGLMGVIADAVLAGGGKVVGVIPKSLVDMEVAHAGLTELHVVQTMHERKALMAAESDAFVAMPGGFGTFDEFCEIVTWNQLKIIQKPAALYNVNGYFNPFLQMMDHSVSEGFVKAEQRDNIIVADQGEELLNLIINHSPVITEKWVDFKRI; from the coding sequence ATGAAAAGCATCGCCATTTTTTGCGGAGCCAGCAGCGGCCACAATCCAGTGTACCGTGAAGCTGCCCAAGCCTTAGGAACCATGTTCGCGGAGAAAGGAATAAGGCTGGTGTACGGCGGCGGGAAAGTAGGCCTAATGGGCGTCATTGCCGATGCGGTCCTGGCCGGCGGCGGTAAAGTGGTGGGTGTGATCCCGAAGAGTTTAGTGGACATGGAGGTAGCCCACGCCGGTCTCACCGAGTTGCACGTGGTGCAAACCATGCATGAGCGCAAAGCCCTGATGGCCGCGGAGTCTGATGCCTTTGTAGCCATGCCGGGTGGCTTTGGGACCTTTGATGAGTTCTGCGAGATTGTCACCTGGAACCAGCTTAAGATCATACAGAAGCCAGCGGCTCTCTATAACGTGAACGGCTATTTCAATCCATTCCTGCAGATGATGGATCACAGCGTGAGCGAAGGTTTTGTGAAGGCTGAGCAGCGCGACAACATCATCGTCGCTGATCAGGGCGAAGAGTTGCTTAACCTAATTATAAATCACTCACCCGTTATCACCGAGAAGTGGGTAGACTTTAAAAGGATCTAA
- the proS gene encoding proline--tRNA ligase, which produces MSKGLPKRSEDYSLWYNELVKRAGLAENSAVRGCMVIKPYGYAIWEKMQRVLDDMFKATGHSNAYFPLFVPKSLFEAEEQNAEGFAKECAVVTHYRLQTDPDKPGKLRVDPNAKLEEELIVRPTSEAIIWSTYKGWIQSYRDLPLLINQWANVVRWEMRTRLFLRTAEFLWQEGHTAHATAQEAIAETEQMLHVYADFAENFLALPVVRGKKTPNERFAGALDTYCIEGLMQDGKALQAGTSHFLGQNFAQAFDVKFATKEGGLEHVWGTSWGVSTRLMGALVMAHSDDEGLVLPPKLAPIQVVIVPIYKGEEQLAQISEKVLGLKKQLEAKGISVKFDDRDTERPGFKFAEWELKGVPVRIAIGGRDLENGTAEVARRDTKEKSSQQFDELVNLIPALLDEIQANIFQRALDFREANTTKVDSYDEFKRILDEKPGFVLAHWDGTPETEERIKEETKATIRCIALDSPEEDGVDMVTGQPSKRRVYFARAY; this is translated from the coding sequence ATGAGCAAAGGGTTGCCTAAACGAAGTGAGGATTATTCTCTCTGGTATAATGAGTTAGTAAAAAGGGCCGGGCTGGCCGAGAACTCGGCGGTGCGCGGTTGTATGGTGATAAAACCATACGGATACGCCATCTGGGAAAAGATGCAACGGGTGTTAGATGACATGTTCAAAGCTACAGGACATTCTAACGCATATTTTCCCCTATTCGTGCCTAAAAGTTTGTTTGAGGCCGAAGAACAAAATGCCGAGGGCTTTGCGAAAGAATGTGCCGTAGTAACGCATTACCGTCTGCAAACTGACCCTGACAAGCCGGGTAAATTACGCGTGGACCCCAATGCCAAGCTGGAGGAAGAATTGATTGTGCGCCCTACCTCAGAGGCCATTATCTGGAGCACCTACAAAGGCTGGATTCAAAGCTACCGTGACTTGCCTTTGCTCATCAACCAATGGGCAAACGTAGTGCGCTGGGAAATGCGTACGCGCCTGTTCCTGCGGACCGCTGAGTTCCTGTGGCAGGAAGGGCACACCGCCCACGCCACCGCGCAGGAAGCCATTGCCGAAACTGAGCAGATGCTCCACGTCTACGCTGACTTTGCTGAGAACTTCCTGGCCCTGCCCGTAGTACGCGGAAAGAAAACTCCCAATGAGCGTTTTGCCGGAGCTTTAGACACCTATTGCATTGAAGGTTTGATGCAAGACGGCAAAGCCCTGCAAGCCGGAACCTCGCACTTCTTAGGTCAGAACTTCGCACAAGCATTTGATGTGAAATTTGCCACCAAAGAAGGCGGGCTGGAACACGTATGGGGAACCTCATGGGGCGTAAGTACCCGTTTAATGGGTGCCTTAGTGATGGCGCACTCTGATGACGAAGGCTTGGTGTTGCCTCCAAAATTAGCCCCTATCCAAGTGGTGATTGTGCCTATTTACAAAGGCGAAGAGCAACTGGCGCAAATCTCTGAAAAGGTGTTAGGTCTGAAAAAACAGCTGGAAGCCAAAGGCATCTCCGTGAAGTTTGATGATCGTGATACCGAACGCCCAGGCTTCAAGTTTGCCGAATGGGAGCTCAAAGGTGTGCCGGTTCGCATTGCCATTGGGGGTCGTGATTTGGAGAACGGCACCGCTGAAGTAGCCCGCCGCGATACCAAAGAGAAGAGCTCGCAGCAGTTTGATGAGTTAGTAAACCTGATTCCTGCGTTGCTGGACGAGATCCAGGCAAACATCTTCCAGAGAGCCTTAGACTTCAGAGAAGCCAATACCACCAAAGTTGATTCTTATGATGAGTTCAAGCGCATTCTAGACGAGAAACCAGGTTTTGTGTTAGCGCATTGGGATGGTACACCAGAAACTGAAGAGCGCATTAAAGAAGAAACCAAAGCGACCATCCGTTGCATCGCTTTAGACTCTCCGGAGGAAGATGGCGTGGACATGGTAACGGGTCAGCCTTCTAAGCGCCGGGTGTACTTTGCCAGAGCTTACTAA
- a CDS encoding formimidoylglutamase: MNLSIFFEPLPEDQFGYPENPKSVGGYLAPFVHSFPDWRSAEVVLIGLPEYRGTTGATDLTYQGPNKIRQELYRLLKGTGPWLVMDLGNLLPGISLEDTYLRLKEVIEILVDAGKFPILLGGSHDLTYGQFLGYEHLSETVHLVMVDSQLDMADVEGTTPDQNHLHRILLHDPNYLSGFSHLAHQTYLTDNSTLAALEKLHFELFRVGQVRQQMQEMEPIIRQANLISFDVSAIRFQDAPGQEQANPFGLTGEEACQLCWYAGQNNQLSSFGLYGYRPEFDHRNLTATTLATMVWYTIEGFYQRQNNLDFHSNQFLKFSVGFHDNPNKMLFYKNRQTEKWWMQVDDLSGQKPPLIVPCSYQDYLTAADGEVPNRWILIQGRF, encoded by the coding sequence ATGAACCTTTCCATTTTCTTTGAGCCCCTTCCAGAAGATCAATTCGGGTACCCAGAAAACCCTAAATCAGTGGGAGGCTACCTTGCCCCTTTTGTTCACTCTTTTCCAGATTGGCGCTCTGCCGAAGTGGTGCTCATTGGGTTACCGGAATACCGTGGCACCACAGGCGCAACGGACCTTACCTACCAGGGTCCCAACAAAATACGCCAGGAACTATACCGCCTTCTAAAAGGCACAGGCCCCTGGCTAGTCATGGATTTAGGCAATCTGCTGCCGGGCATCTCTCTGGAAGACACGTACCTGCGCCTGAAAGAAGTCATAGAAATATTGGTAGACGCGGGCAAATTCCCTATCCTATTAGGGGGATCACACGACTTAACTTACGGGCAGTTTCTTGGATACGAACACCTGTCTGAGACGGTTCACCTAGTCATGGTGGATAGCCAGTTGGACATGGCCGATGTGGAAGGAACTACCCCTGACCAAAACCACCTGCACCGCATTCTGCTGCATGACCCCAACTACCTTTCCGGGTTCAGCCATTTGGCCCACCAAACCTATCTCACTGATAATTCAACCCTTGCGGCTTTGGAGAAGCTGCATTTTGAACTGTTCAGGGTAGGGCAAGTACGCCAGCAGATGCAGGAAATGGAACCCATCATCCGGCAAGCTAACCTGATCAGTTTTGATGTTTCTGCCATTCGGTTCCAGGATGCTCCCGGTCAGGAACAGGCTAATCCTTTCGGGCTTACCGGCGAAGAGGCTTGCCAACTGTGCTGGTACGCTGGCCAGAATAACCAGTTAAGCTCTTTCGGGTTGTACGGCTACCGCCCTGAATTTGACCACCGCAACCTAACGGCCACTACCTTGGCCACCATGGTCTGGTACACCATTGAAGGCTTTTACCAGCGGCAGAACAACCTAGACTTCCATAGCAACCAATTCCTGAAGTTTTCAGTGGGTTTCCATGACAATCCTAACAAGATGCTTTTCTACAAAAACCGCCAGACCGAAAAGTGGTGGATGCAGGTAGACGACCTCTCCGGCCAGAAACCACCTTTGATTGTCCCCTGCAGTTACCAAGACTACCTCACTGCCGCAGACGGCGAAGTACCCAACCGCTGGATATTAATTCAAGGCAGGTTCTGA
- a CDS encoding N-acetylglucosamine kinase, whose protein sequence is MILIADSGSTKTAWRIIDTEGVVAQAHTIGFNPYYQDGPQIAETIRESLLPQLTGYAPKEIHFYGAGCSAPDKQALVASAISSNFPEATVHVHHDLEAAARALCGHEEGIACILGTGSNSCLYDGEKIVQNVPNLGFILGDEGSGGYMGKLLVQAFLNQELPADVHEAFMARYNTTRDEIVDHVYRKPYPNRYIATYAKFLFDHQKHPFIYELICRCFADFFEKTVIKYPDYQQKKTHFVGSIAFYFGDILKTVAQKYSINVGQILESPIAGLSLYHQQNITV, encoded by the coding sequence ATGATTCTCATTGCTGACAGTGGTTCTACGAAAACCGCCTGGCGTATCATAGACACCGAGGGCGTAGTCGCGCAAGCCCATACCATAGGATTCAATCCGTACTACCAGGATGGCCCTCAGATTGCCGAGACAATTCGCGAAAGCCTGCTTCCGCAATTGACCGGGTATGCTCCCAAGGAAATTCATTTTTACGGGGCTGGTTGCAGTGCCCCAGACAAACAGGCCCTGGTAGCCTCAGCAATCTCCAGCAACTTTCCTGAGGCAACCGTGCACGTGCACCATGATCTGGAAGCGGCGGCCCGCGCCTTGTGCGGCCACGAAGAAGGCATCGCCTGTATTCTGGGCACTGGTTCTAACTCCTGTCTATATGACGGCGAAAAGATTGTGCAGAACGTGCCTAACCTGGGGTTCATTTTAGGTGATGAAGGTAGTGGCGGGTACATGGGCAAACTTCTGGTTCAGGCGTTCCTGAACCAGGAACTTCCGGCAGACGTGCACGAGGCGTTCATGGCCCGGTATAACACAACCCGTGATGAGATAGTAGACCACGTATACCGTAAGCCGTACCCTAACCGGTACATTGCCACGTATGCCAAGTTTCTTTTTGACCATCAGAAACACCCATTCATTTACGAGTTGATTTGCCGCTGTTTTGCTGACTTTTTTGAAAAAACGGTCATTAAATACCCAGACTACCAACAGAAAAAAACCCACTTTGTAGGCTCTATCGCTTTCTACTTTGGAGACATCCTGAAAACAGTAGCCCAGAAATACAGCATTAACGTAGGTCAGATATTAGAGAGTCCTATTGCAGGTTTGAGCCTGTATCACCAACAGAACATAACGGTATGA
- a CDS encoding Rossmann-fold NAD(P)-binding domain-containing protein, whose translation MKYTTKKLLILPLLGFLAAGCSTSSNLQTSETDDVYFSSTDKVTYVEPPLEEQEIGDAEFSGTDDASRDITDRVSDPESYARNRRNSSTPYQYSYYDAPFGNPFYAYASPFYSPGRYYSRAIMMDPWMDPWYDPFYGPGMASMAMYDPFWPRPGMSIGIGLGFGRYYNPWGYGNGFGYGYNPYRFGGGGYGGGYYDNIYGGRVIANNVAYGRRNDRSSNTGRNPNISRDGRGSIAAPGSNRSSNATALEPGYRTRSSRSATAQPNGDGTIQPRRRQVGTPSGNQEIGAPAQERRMRTGSIESSQPVRRQRSEYTPAPSRTSESRSRSYEPSPSYEPTRSSSSSSGSSGGGSSSGGGRRGRN comes from the coding sequence ATGAAATATACAACGAAAAAGCTGCTTATACTGCCGCTGCTGGGTTTTCTGGCCGCTGGGTGTAGCACATCTTCCAACTTACAGACCAGTGAGACAGATGATGTGTATTTCTCTTCTACAGATAAAGTTACGTATGTAGAGCCCCCACTAGAGGAGCAGGAAATAGGCGATGCAGAGTTTTCCGGCACTGATGATGCCTCTAGGGACATCACTGACCGCGTAAGCGATCCGGAATCTTATGCAAGAAATCGCCGGAACAGCAGTACACCTTACCAGTACTCTTACTATGATGCGCCGTTCGGGAATCCGTTCTACGCTTACGCATCTCCTTTTTATTCTCCGGGCCGCTACTATTCCAGAGCCATCATGATGGACCCCTGGATGGACCCATGGTATGATCCGTTCTACGGACCAGGCATGGCAAGCATGGCCATGTATGATCCTTTCTGGCCAAGACCAGGCATGTCTATTGGCATTGGCTTAGGCTTTGGTCGTTACTACAACCCCTGGGGTTACGGTAACGGATTTGGCTATGGCTACAATCCTTACAGATTTGGTGGTGGAGGTTATGGCGGAGGTTACTATGACAACATTTATGGTGGTCGCGTAATTGCCAATAACGTGGCCTATGGCCGTCGTAATGACAGAAGCAGCAACACAGGACGCAATCCTAATATTTCCCGTGACGGACGTGGCAGCATTGCCGCCCCTGGTTCTAACAGGTCAAGCAACGCTACTGCGTTGGAGCCAGGCTACAGAACCCGTTCTTCCAGGTCAGCCACTGCCCAACCAAATGGAGATGGCACTATTCAGCCACGCCGCAGACAAGTAGGTACGCCTTCTGGAAACCAAGAGATTGGTGCCCCGGCACAGGAAAGAAGAATGCGCACCGGCAGTATAGAAAGCAGCCAACCAGTAAGACGTCAACGGTCAGAATATACGCCTGCTCCTAGCAGAACATCAGAGTCCCGTTCCCGCTCTTATGAACCAAGCCCGTCTTATGAGCCAACCCGTTCTTCTTCGTCCTCTTCTGGCAGCAGCGGTGGCGGTAGCAGTTCTGGTGGTGGCCGCAGAGGCAGAAACTAA
- the murQ gene encoding N-acetylmuramic acid 6-phosphate etherase has product MSTTETPSHYNHLEHMSVLELLTNINKEDKTVPLAVEKAIPQLERLVEATVAKMKEGGRLFYIGAGTSGRLGVVDASECPPTFGVPFDMVIGIMAGGDTAIRKAVEFAEDDDQQAIRDLDAYGVNEKDVVVGIAASGRTPYVIGGLQACNERGITTGCIVCNADSKVAAVAKFPVEVVTGPEFLTGSTRMKAGTGQKLALNMLTTSTMIQLGRVKGNKMVDMQLTNHKLVDRGVRMIMEELNISEEKAKELLDLHGSVRSAITSIGSH; this is encoded by the coding sequence ATGAGCACTACAGAAACTCCCTCTCACTACAACCACCTTGAGCACATGAGCGTGCTTGAGTTACTGACCAACATCAACAAAGAAGATAAAACGGTGCCTTTGGCCGTAGAGAAAGCTATTCCGCAGTTAGAGCGACTTGTGGAAGCCACGGTGGCCAAAATGAAAGAAGGCGGTCGCCTGTTCTATATTGGGGCAGGTACCAGCGGCCGCTTGGGCGTGGTAGATGCCTCTGAGTGCCCTCCTACGTTTGGGGTTCCGTTTGACATGGTCATTGGTATTATGGCGGGCGGTGACACGGCCATCAGAAAAGCGGTAGAGTTTGCCGAGGACGATGACCAGCAAGCCATCAGAGACCTGGACGCTTACGGCGTGAACGAGAAAGACGTGGTAGTAGGCATAGCGGCATCGGGCAGAACGCCGTATGTGATTGGCGGTTTGCAGGCCTGCAATGAGCGCGGCATTACCACCGGCTGCATTGTGTGCAACGCAGACAGCAAAGTAGCGGCTGTGGCTAAATTCCCGGTAGAGGTAGTGACCGGACCTGAGTTCTTAACCGGCAGCACCCGCATGAAAGCCGGTACCGGGCAGAAGCTGGCCTTGAACATGCTCACTACTTCCACCATGATCCAATTGGGCCGAGTGAAAGGAAACAAAATGGTAGACATGCAACTCACGAACCATAAACTGGTAGACCGGGGCGTACGTATGATCATGGAAGAACTGAACATCTCTGAAGAGAAAGCCAAAGAATTGCTGGACTTACACGGCAGCGTTCGGTCAGCTATCACTTCTATCGGGAGCCACTAA